In one Rhopalosiphum padi isolate XX-2018 chromosome 3, ASM2088224v1, whole genome shotgun sequence genomic region, the following are encoded:
- the LOC132925955 gene encoding uncharacterized protein LOC132925955 yields the protein MGDQLLSVHFMIDNYVTIAYALMETKSRNSYQCVMDYMKNNFFPNLSPSLIMTDFASALRDALSSSLGVKGTRVLGCWFHHNQAVWKKMKSLNYLQTINSDPYALKILMCLPLLPSAEIEQGFLLTKAYAIHHNVPLPNLFEYYQNYWIRHVGLNLLSVNGVSRRTNNNLESFHNFLRHKFSIAHPNLWVFLGNC from the exons ATGGGCGATCAACTGCTGAGTGTTCATTTTATGATTGATAATTatgtaa CAATAGCTTATGCATTAATGGAAACCAAATCAAGAAATTCGTATCAGTGTGTAAtggattatatgaaaaataatttttttcccaaCCTATCACCATCATTGATAATGACTGATTTTGCATCGGCTCTTAGAGATGCATTATCTTCTAGTTTAGGTGTTAAAGGCACACGTGTCTTAGGATGTTGGTTCCATCACAACCAG gcagtatggaaaaaaatgaaatccctaaattatttacaaactatCAATTCAGATCCATATGCGTTGAAAATCTTAATGTGTTTACCATTATTGCCCAGTGCAGAAATTGAACAAGGTTTTCTTCTCACTAAAGCTTATGCTATCCACCACAACGTTCCATTACCtaatttgtttgaatattaCCAAAA TTATTGGATAAGACATGTCGgacttaatttattatctgtGAATGGAGTCTCAAGAAGGACTAACAATAATTTGGaaagttttcataattttttgagACACAAGTTTTCTATCGCACATCCGAATTTATGGGTCTTTCTTggtaattgttaa